The following proteins come from a genomic window of Ilumatobacter coccineus YM16-304:
- a CDS encoding maleylpyruvate isomerase family mycothiol-dependent enzyme — MNELLDWAECADEYDACRRRIAELVSTLGDDDAERVVPACPDWTVHDACAHLAAIPASILAGDLPGADADAWVARTIADRAGHDVEQIMAEWASVTPPFKELMVSGGGQMAGMVLDAVAHEHDIRHAVGRPGGRDSRGVALTLGFTKLIMDRDLRTSGSGDVVRFACDAGVWQAGGPADAEPTITLDLSGAPDGSFELMRALGSRRSAAQLDALDWVGDWRSAQAGIFHMPLPETDIVE, encoded by the coding sequence ATGAACGAGTTGCTGGACTGGGCCGAATGCGCCGACGAATACGATGCGTGCCGCCGACGAATCGCCGAACTCGTGTCGACGCTGGGCGACGACGACGCGGAGCGCGTGGTGCCTGCGTGTCCGGACTGGACCGTGCACGACGCCTGTGCTCACCTGGCAGCGATCCCGGCGTCGATTCTCGCCGGTGACCTTCCCGGAGCAGACGCCGACGCCTGGGTGGCGCGCACGATCGCCGATCGGGCCGGCCACGACGTCGAGCAGATCATGGCCGAGTGGGCGTCGGTCACGCCGCCATTCAAGGAGTTGATGGTCAGCGGCGGTGGCCAGATGGCCGGCATGGTTCTCGATGCGGTCGCACACGAACACGACATTCGACATGCGGTCGGCCGACCGGGCGGGCGCGACAGCCGCGGCGTGGCATTGACCCTCGGGTTCACCAAGCTGATCATGGACCGAGACCTGCGCACCAGCGGCTCGGGCGACGTCGTGCGGTTCGCCTGCGACGCCGGCGTCTGGCAGGCGGGCGGCCCCGCCGACGCCGAGCCCACCATCACCCTCGACCTCTCCGGTGCGCCCGACGGATCGTTCGAACTGATGCGGGCGCTCGGCAGTCGTCGCAGCGCTGCACAGCTCGATGCACTCGACTGGGTCGGAGACTGGCGCTCCGCGCAGGCGGGCATCTTCCACATGCCGCTGCCCGAGACCGACATCGTCGAGTAG
- a CDS encoding type II CAAX endopeptidase family protein: protein MSDLPPPSVPAPVPPPRSGPPNPPWPQAGPVWSAPPVPGFAPPKPPHETLPWQPGVGAVTVLIVSLIASKFLLDALVEFDWPIVVYVVILGLVGYGPSVAWWLVASKRWGTGQPIRDVGATPRWSDLGWGPLIWLAAIGTQVVIAIAVIGFDIPISNNTDGISELQADRSYVVAIVITAVIAAPLVEEIVFRGLMMRSLLGRFGPVVAVGIQGVLFGLAHVDPVRGAGNIGLALVLSGVGCALGGFAYLLRRIGPAMVAHSIFNGVAMILVLTGVADRVREENPDPFGSVVGKQIAVVDEANVVEPHGGGDAS, encoded by the coding sequence ATGAGCGATCTGCCACCACCGTCCGTTCCGGCACCCGTTCCGCCGCCGCGATCGGGGCCGCCGAATCCGCCGTGGCCGCAGGCCGGTCCGGTCTGGAGCGCACCGCCGGTCCCCGGGTTCGCCCCGCCCAAGCCGCCGCACGAGACGCTGCCCTGGCAGCCGGGAGTGGGCGCGGTGACGGTGCTGATCGTCTCGCTGATCGCCTCCAAGTTCCTCCTCGACGCGCTGGTCGAGTTCGATTGGCCGATCGTGGTCTACGTGGTCATCCTCGGACTCGTCGGGTACGGCCCGTCGGTGGCGTGGTGGCTGGTCGCATCGAAACGATGGGGGACCGGGCAGCCGATCCGCGATGTCGGCGCCACACCGCGCTGGTCCGACCTCGGGTGGGGCCCGCTGATCTGGTTGGCGGCGATCGGCACACAGGTCGTGATCGCCATCGCGGTGATCGGCTTCGACATCCCGATCTCCAACAACACCGACGGCATCTCCGAACTGCAAGCCGATCGGAGCTACGTCGTCGCAATCGTGATCACCGCGGTGATCGCCGCACCGCTCGTGGAGGAGATCGTGTTCCGCGGCTTGATGATGCGCAGCCTGCTCGGCAGGTTCGGGCCGGTCGTGGCGGTCGGGATCCAGGGCGTGCTCTTCGGGCTCGCACACGTCGACCCCGTGCGCGGTGCGGGGAACATCGGCCTGGCGCTGGTGCTGAGCGGCGTCGGATGCGCCCTCGGCGGATTCGCCTACCTGCTGCGTCGTATCGGGCCGGCGATGGTCGCTCACTCGATCTTCAACGGCGTGGCGATGATCCTCGTGCTCACCGGCGTGGCCGATCGGGTGCGCGAGGAGAACCCCGACCCGTTCGGGTCAGTCGTCGGGAAACAGATCGCGGTTGTCGATGAGGCGAACGTCGTCGAACCACACGGCGGTGGCGACGCGAGCTGA
- the panC gene encoding pantoate--beta-alanine ligase — MKVLSTPDEMRCWSDARRRAGHSIGFVPTMGALHSGHMALVADASRRCDDVVVSIFVNPLQFNEAADFDSYPRPIDDDVAMCEAVGVDAVYAPTAATMYPSGHQTRVVPGELAEVMEGAMRPGHFEGVVTVVAKLFGAVRPDTAVFGQKDYQQLAIIKRLAADLDMGIEIIGHPIVRETDGLAQSSRNVRLSADDRRRAVAVPRSLDAAVAATAAGATPAEAVAAAEQVVAAEPRARHEYTVVFDASTLRPLDSFDEHSEPGSARVATAVWFDDVRLIDNRDLFPDD, encoded by the coding sequence ATGAAGGTCCTGAGTACACCTGACGAGATGCGTTGCTGGTCCGACGCACGGCGTCGAGCCGGCCACTCGATCGGGTTCGTCCCGACGATGGGCGCGTTGCACAGCGGTCACATGGCGCTCGTCGCCGACGCCTCACGCCGCTGCGACGACGTGGTGGTGTCGATCTTCGTCAACCCGTTGCAGTTCAACGAAGCGGCCGACTTCGACAGCTATCCGCGACCGATCGACGACGACGTCGCCATGTGTGAGGCCGTGGGCGTCGATGCCGTCTACGCCCCGACCGCCGCCACGATGTACCCGTCCGGGCACCAGACACGCGTCGTGCCCGGCGAGCTCGCCGAGGTGATGGAGGGAGCGATGCGACCGGGGCATTTCGAAGGTGTCGTCACGGTCGTGGCGAAGCTGTTCGGTGCGGTCCGACCCGACACGGCCGTGTTCGGTCAGAAGGACTACCAGCAGCTGGCGATCATCAAGCGCTTGGCGGCCGACCTCGACATGGGCATCGAGATCATCGGTCATCCGATCGTGCGCGAAACCGACGGGCTGGCGCAATCGAGCCGGAACGTGCGCCTCAGCGCCGACGATCGCCGTCGTGCGGTCGCGGTGCCCCGGTCGCTCGACGCGGCGGTCGCCGCCACCGCGGCCGGAGCAACGCCCGCCGAGGCCGTGGCCGCTGCGGAGCAGGTCGTGGCGGCCGAACCTCGGGCGCGCCACGAGTACACCGTGGTCTTCGACGCCTCCACCCTCCGCCCGCTCGACTCCTTCGACGAGCACTCGGAGCCCGGGTCAGCTCGCGTCGCCACCGCCGTGTGGTTCGACGACGTTCGCCTCATCGACAACCGCGATCTGTTTCCCGACGACTGA